The Candidatus Zixiibacteriota bacterium genome includes a window with the following:
- a CDS encoding Rid family detoxifying hydrolase, translating to MKEVIKTQNAPAAIGPYSQAIRASGETMLFCSGQIALDPVGGNLVGTNAAQQARQVLNNLKAVIEAASGNLSQVVKTTIYLSDINDFSAVNEVYAEFFDNRPPARAAVAAAALPKGAKVMIEAIAVLG from the coding sequence ATGAAAGAAGTGATAAAAACCCAGAACGCTCCGGCAGCAATCGGACCGTATTCACAGGCCATCCGAGCTTCCGGGGAAACGATGCTGTTTTGTTCGGGTCAGATTGCACTCGACCCGGTCGGAGGAAATCTGGTCGGCACTAACGCGGCACAACAAGCACGACAGGTTTTGAACAATCTCAAGGCAGTGATTGAAGCTGCCTCCGGCAATCTATCGCAAGTAGTCAAGACGACCATATATCTCAGCGATATCAACGATTTCAGCGCGGTAAACGAGGTCTACGCCGAGTTTTTCGATAACCGTCCCCCGGCCCGCGCCGCCGTAGCCGCAGCCGCTCTTCCCAAGGGCGCCAAAGTCATGATCGAGGCCATTGCCGTTCTCGGTTGA
- a CDS encoding 4-hydroxyphenylacetate 3-hydroxylase N-terminal domain-containing protein, with amino-acid sequence MAIRTYEEYLQSLRAMRPNIYKFDQLIDDVTTHPATKRTVEGHGWAFKAAADPELKDKMTTVSHLTGEPISRYLSIIREPEDMYANSIMKRLMFNLTGTCTGGRCAGWTALNAMFITTWEMDHDLGTDYHQRFLAWLKDAQSRDITVSGALTDPKGDRTQAPSQQEDPDMFLRIVEKRDNGIVVRGAKIMICGVAAANEVFILPGSGYREDDKDYAVSFVIPRDIEGLTIVETRHPSDRRDEEDGFDNPVSEGGITQAFLLFEDVFIPNERVFLCGEFKYCLKAVQSFIMPYRSAIGGCVAGQGDVKIGAAVLVARANGLSSKVFNDKLIQMHINNETTFGMGIAAAACGKKHPSGAWQCDPLLANVNKVHVATLPYQTSVLAQDISGGIAETGCIPSAVDFESAKYGHLIKKYMKAKASAETRTRAARLVEWSTIGGGVPGCMHGGGSPDGAKIVIRLAADLEKKVEIARKLAHIEEKLEDPVKKK; translated from the coding sequence ATGGCTATCAGGACCTATGAGGAATACTTGCAGTCGCTGCGCGCCATGCGCCCCAACATCTACAAGTTCGATCAGTTGATTGATGATGTCACCACCCACCCGGCTACCAAACGGACGGTGGAAGGGCACGGCTGGGCATTCAAAGCCGCGGCCGATCCGGAGTTGAAGGATAAGATGACGACCGTTTCGCATCTTACCGGGGAGCCGATAAGCCGATATCTCTCGATCATCCGCGAGCCGGAGGACATGTATGCCAACTCTATAATGAAACGGCTCATGTTCAACCTGACCGGTACTTGCACCGGCGGCCGATGTGCCGGATGGACGGCTTTGAACGCCATGTTCATTACCACCTGGGAGATGGATCATGACCTCGGCACCGATTACCATCAGCGTTTTCTGGCCTGGCTCAAGGATGCTCAGAGCCGCGACATTACCGTCTCCGGTGCTTTGACCGATCCCAAGGGTGATCGGACTCAGGCCCCCTCGCAACAGGAAGATCCCGATATGTTTCTTCGCATCGTGGAGAAACGGGACAACGGTATTGTCGTGCGAGGAGCCAAGATCATGATCTGCGGGGTGGCGGCAGCCAATGAGGTTTTCATCCTGCCCGGTTCCGGCTATCGCGAAGACGACAAGGATTACGCCGTTTCGTTTGTCATTCCGCGTGACATCGAAGGGCTCACGATCGTTGAGACCAGACATCCCTCCGACCGTCGCGACGAGGAAGATGGCTTCGACAATCCGGTCAGTGAGGGTGGTATCACGCAGGCCTTCCTGTTGTTTGAAGATGTTTTCATTCCCAACGAGCGGGTATTTCTTTGTGGCGAATTCAAATACTGTCTCAAAGCGGTGCAGAGTTTCATCATGCCGTATCGTTCGGCTATTGGCGGCTGTGTCGCGGGGCAGGGAGATGTCAAAATCGGTGCGGCGGTTCTCGTGGCCCGGGCGAACGGTCTTTCCTCGAAAGTATTCAACGATAAATTGATCCAGATGCACATCAATAACGAGACGACTTTCGGGATGGGTATTGCCGCCGCCGCTTGTGGCAAGAAACATCCTTCCGGCGCCTGGCAATGCGATCCGCTACTGGCCAACGTCAACAAAGTACACGTTGCAACTCTGCCGTATCAAACTTCGGTACTGGCCCAGGACATTTCCGGCGGAATTGCCGAAACCGGTTGCATACCCTCAGCAGTTGATTTCGAGTCGGCTAAATACGGCCATCTGATCAAGAAGTACATGAAAGCCAAGGCTTCGGCTGAGACTCGCACCCGGGCGGCACGCCTGGTGGAGTGGAGCACGATCGGCGGCGGTGTCCCCGGCTGTATGCACGGCGGTGGTTCACCCGACGGAGCTAAAATTGTCATAAGGCTCGCGGCGGATCTGGAAAAGAAGGTCGAAATAGCCCGCAAACTGGCCCATATCGAAGAGAAACTCGAAGACCCGGTCAAGAAAAAGTAG
- a CDS encoding SpoIIE family protein phosphatase → MSETSHHHQTRVEKLLLEAARTFNSTLEYEELVERVLRLVIAAADCEAALLFRVDHDRTDMKVRLMHCVDCKIRVFRREFGSGLLGWMTHYREPVIINEAARDERVDHELGRLGEIELRQVMSVPLIGKGQMIGVIEAINKSDGGFDDADLDVLIGLANQIAVALDNAHLYRLARREALEKRLLNDIGIKLSSPLRLDEVLQEILSSLKEAVSYDAGGVYLINSEKGDIQSLYTVGYDPALDAKVRLKVGQGLVGYVAKSGETINVPDVTADDRYVTARPETRSEMAVPIILDDLVIGVINLESNEMHAFQGSDRSLLSAFANHAAISIERARLHEEIISAKKLEEQLNIAREIQQTFLPDGTPSIAGYDIAGQNIPSFQVGGDYYDFIRIVESQYGIAIADVAGKGIPAALIMASFRASLIAEIRNNYSIRTICRKVNRLLTESLQPGRFVTAVYGVLDAKNHVLTFANCGHNLPILLRVDGSVEYLREGGPVMGVTAEAEYEERPLYIHAGEVLLFYTDGVSEVFNDKGEEFGLDRLIEVVRSNRDRSSREILGAVYNAVKAWAASSHVFDDLTMIAVKRIQ, encoded by the coding sequence ATGTCAGAGACATCGCACCATCACCAGACTCGTGTCGAAAAGCTGCTTCTGGAAGCGGCCCGGACATTCAACTCCACCCTGGAATATGAGGAACTCGTTGAACGGGTGCTTCGGCTCGTAATTGCAGCCGCGGATTGTGAAGCGGCGCTGTTATTCCGGGTCGATCATGACCGGACCGATATGAAGGTCCGTCTCATGCACTGCGTCGATTGTAAGATCCGGGTGTTCCGACGCGAGTTCGGTTCCGGATTGCTGGGTTGGATGACTCACTACCGCGAGCCTGTTATAATCAACGAAGCGGCCCGGGATGAACGTGTTGACCATGAATTGGGTCGTCTGGGTGAGATCGAACTTCGTCAGGTTATGTCGGTGCCGTTGATCGGCAAAGGACAGATGATCGGTGTTATCGAGGCGATTAACAAGAGTGACGGGGGATTCGATGATGCCGATCTCGATGTGTTGATCGGGTTGGCCAACCAGATTGCCGTAGCTCTCGACAATGCCCATTTGTATCGTCTGGCCCGACGTGAAGCTCTGGAAAAGCGGCTCCTGAACGATATCGGCATCAAACTCTCCAGTCCGCTTCGTCTGGATGAGGTCCTCCAGGAAATCCTTAGCTCACTCAAGGAGGCCGTTTCTTATGACGCCGGCGGTGTCTATCTGATCAATTCCGAAAAAGGTGATATTCAATCACTTTATACGGTTGGCTATGATCCGGCGCTTGACGCCAAGGTACGCCTGAAAGTCGGCCAGGGGCTGGTTGGATATGTCGCCAAATCGGGCGAAACGATCAACGTCCCGGATGTCACGGCCGATGATCGCTATGTTACGGCTCGCCCGGAAACGCGCAGTGAAATGGCCGTGCCGATCATCCTCGATGATCTGGTGATAGGTGTGATTAACCTCGAAAGCAATGAAATGCACGCTTTCCAGGGTTCGGATCGGTCGTTGCTGAGCGCTTTTGCCAATCACGCGGCCATTTCGATCGAACGCGCCCGTCTCCACGAAGAAATAATCTCAGCCAAGAAGCTCGAAGAGCAGCTTAACATCGCCCGTGAAATACAGCAGACATTCCTGCCCGATGGTACGCCGTCGATAGCAGGTTACGATATCGCGGGGCAGAATATCCCGTCGTTCCAGGTCGGTGGAGATTATTACGACTTTATTCGAATCGTCGAATCTCAATACGGCATTGCCATTGCCGATGTCGCCGGAAAAGGCATTCCGGCAGCTTTGATTATGGCTTCGTTTAGAGCCTCGCTGATCGCCGAGATTCGTAATAATTATTCGATCCGGACTATTTGCCGGAAGGTCAATCGCCTTTTAACCGAATCGCTGCAACCGGGCCGGTTCGTGACGGCGGTCTACGGTGTGCTCGACGCCAAGAACCATGTACTGACTTTCGCCAACTGCGGTCATAATCTGCCGATTTTACTCCGAGTCGACGGCTCCGTGGAGTATCTGCGCGAAGGGGGACCGGTGATGGGAGTCACGGCCGAAGCCGAATACGAGGAACGGCCGTTATACATTCATGCCGGAGAAGTATTACTTTTTTATACCGACGGTGTATCCGAAGTGTTTAACGATAAAGGCGAGGAGTTTGGTCTCGATCGATTGATTGAAGTGGTGCGAAGCAACCGGGATCGATCCTCGCGGGAGATACTCGGCGCAGTTTACAATGCCGTCAAGGCCTGGGCGGCGAGCAGTCATGTGTTCGATGATCTGACCATGATTGCCGTCAAACGGATACAGTAA
- a CDS encoding M1 family aminopeptidase, with the protein MTRVLRAVLLFFGFLYIGSGQVMAATGEELKAVVEAMADADLNTTEVFTIVGRTIEHEGFHLVLDTGRLAFLKPVVIDGVPRVYGAMFEGKGRFQFTPQLRYEREQIRRFFKSDSLDASFERTALYFSQEIYDSLTAWGTPGAKPFGGKELRWMDGKIDEITKRENYGHLFLVLTGLMRPAERPYLMVDVEPEKYPPVRYWFDPDWSEEVSLSRELWEPGVRYMELISSYSQYDVAEYPHIGGHAKSRLRPIKYRTSGSIDRSGNYCGKAEMTVGFHDPTQLTPLTLHPELTVDSILDETETPVAFLRWTKRDNRSSPLYLFLNRVYQPDEKVVFKFFYQGKIAERFNGEFIVSAGADWYPRTSAQPHVDFDMTFYTPKDFAFVATGRNTMSETVDDTLMTRWQTIEPADNVTFTIGNMTRFEFGDEETGPIDIYYHKDVHLNRNRQKYVAEDIEGSLRLFERLFGEYAYPKTTVSEIFAYHGEAFPGFIHLGHEFWETDTWGAERILRSHEVAHQWWGVGVDYSSYHDQWLSEGFATYSSLMYYQAAYGQEKFTDKLREYRDRIFDVRKYLFIKGAESGPIILGYRTSSSKTEDDYSLVVYKKGALVLHMLRNMLLNLDTMKEDLFLRMMQEWYRDWRGKYATTADFQALTEKYTGIDMDWFFQQWVFGTELPTYKFDYDPVQDEDGRYRVKCRVKVEGVPEGFKMFMPVEIRLGENRKVYTRVMIDKLQQEFEIPGLPVKPVELIFNPFESVLCKVKN; encoded by the coding sequence GTGACAAGAGTCTTGCGGGCAGTTCTGCTGTTTTTCGGTTTTCTGTACATCGGTTCGGGGCAGGTTATGGCTGCCACCGGCGAGGAGTTGAAGGCTGTGGTCGAGGCAATGGCCGATGCCGATCTCAACACGACCGAGGTGTTCACAATCGTCGGTCGTACGATCGAGCACGAAGGTTTTCATCTTGTTCTGGATACCGGACGATTGGCCTTTCTGAAGCCGGTCGTAATTGACGGTGTCCCGCGAGTGTACGGAGCAATGTTCGAGGGGAAAGGCCGCTTCCAATTTACCCCGCAGCTAAGATACGAACGGGAGCAGATCCGGCGCTTTTTCAAATCCGACTCGCTCGACGCGTCTTTCGAGCGAACGGCCCTTTATTTTTCTCAGGAAATCTATGACAGTCTGACTGCCTGGGGAACACCCGGAGCTAAGCCGTTCGGAGGAAAAGAACTGCGCTGGATGGACGGGAAGATCGACGAAATTACCAAACGCGAGAACTACGGGCACCTGTTTCTGGTGCTGACCGGTCTGATGCGTCCGGCGGAACGACCCTATCTCATGGTCGATGTCGAACCCGAAAAATATCCCCCCGTTCGTTATTGGTTCGATCCGGACTGGTCCGAAGAAGTCAGTTTGTCGCGGGAACTCTGGGAACCCGGGGTCAGATACATGGAACTGATAAGCAGTTATTCCCAGTATGACGTTGCGGAATATCCCCATATAGGCGGTCATGCCAAATCACGTCTCCGTCCGATTAAGTATCGCACGAGCGGTTCGATAGATCGCTCCGGGAACTATTGTGGCAAGGCGGAAATGACGGTCGGATTTCATGACCCGACACAACTAACCCCGCTGACTCTGCATCCGGAGCTGACCGTTGACAGTATCCTTGACGAAACCGAAACACCGGTGGCATTTCTGCGCTGGACAAAGCGTGACAACCGTTCTTCGCCGCTCTATCTCTTTTTGAACCGAGTATATCAGCCGGATGAAAAAGTCGTATTCAAGTTTTTCTATCAGGGCAAGATTGCCGAACGCTTTAACGGTGAGTTCATCGTCAGCGCCGGGGCCGACTGGTACCCGCGCACATCGGCGCAACCTCATGTCGATTTCGATATGACCTTCTATACGCCCAAGGATTTCGCCTTTGTGGCTACCGGCAGGAACACCATGTCGGAAACGGTCGATGATACCCTGATGACTCGCTGGCAAACGATAGAACCGGCCGACAATGTCACTTTCACCATCGGCAATATGACCAGGTTCGAGTTCGGCGATGAGGAGACCGGCCCGATTGATATTTATTATCACAAGGATGTTCATCTTAATCGCAATCGACAGAAATACGTGGCTGAAGATATCGAGGGTTCTCTCCGTCTGTTCGAGCGGCTGTTTGGCGAATACGCTTATCCCAAGACGACGGTCAGTGAGATATTCGCCTATCACGGCGAGGCGTTTCCCGGCTTCATTCATCTCGGCCATGAGTTCTGGGAGACCGACACCTGGGGAGCGGAACGAATTCTCCGCAGCCACGAAGTAGCGCATCAATGGTGGGGGGTAGGTGTCGATTATTCTTCGTATCATGACCAATGGCTCTCGGAGGGATTCGCTACCTACAGCTCACTGATGTACTACCAGGCCGCTTACGGTCAGGAGAAATTCACCGATAAACTTCGTGAGTACCGCGACCGGATATTCGATGTCCGCAAGTACCTGTTTATCAAGGGCGCGGAGTCGGGACCGATTATCCTGGGATATCGTACCTCGAGCAGCAAAACCGAAGACGACTACAGTCTGGTGGTCTACAAAAAAGGCGCACTGGTGCTTCACATGTTGCGCAACATGCTCCTGAATCTGGACACGATGAAGGAAGACTTGTTTCTGCGCATGATGCAGGAATGGTATCGCGACTGGCGCGGTAAATATGCCACCACGGCCGATTTTCAGGCTCTCACCGAGAAGTACACCGGCATCGACATGGACTGGTTTTTCCAGCAATGGGTTTTTGGGACGGAGCTGCCGACCTACAAGTTCGATTACGATCCGGTTCAGGATGAAGATGGTCGCTATCGGGTTAAGTGCCGCGTGAAGGTGGAGGGAGTTCCCGAAGGTTTTAAAATGTTCATGCCGGTTGAAATCAGACTGGGTGAGAACCGAAAGGTTTACACTCGTGTAATGATTGACAAGCTGCAACAGGAGTTCGAAATCCCCGGATTGCCGGTAAAACCTGTCGAACTCATTTTTAATCCGTTTGAATCGGTTCTCTGTAAGGTCAAAAACTAG
- a CDS encoding tetratricopeptide repeat protein, with translation MKYLIPVLVLVCGLAAIPAAAIDQVEKGVTVTDSEQTADALLEQADEIFQQRDYQAALDKYMEVIETARAQFNRSVEAEAMAQAARMNLLLGNKEVGREWLADAAEKTSDADPMGWSRYLGVRGRFEWKDDNLVEARQTFETMYNYCTVNALYGRAVDAAHMIAIVAATPDEQIEWGRRGIEAAEAADAENWLGPLWNNLGATYFDRQQYDSALECYQKARDYHWQYSGEVAKLFADYHVGMTYRFLGQYDEAGQWLRPVLAWAERLDNQSAIGQACEDLGEIAAAQGNKVEALKLLKRARDCYKAEGFDESWPEIWENINTRISQVEGN, from the coding sequence ATGAAATATCTGATTCCGGTCCTGGTTTTGGTCTGCGGTCTGGCGGCGATTCCGGCTGCGGCAATCGATCAGGTGGAGAAAGGGGTTACGGTGACAGACAGCGAACAAACCGCTGATGCCCTGCTGGAGCAAGCCGATGAGATTTTCCAGCAGCGCGATTATCAGGCGGCGTTAGACAAATACATGGAGGTAATAGAAACTGCCCGAGCGCAGTTCAATCGGTCGGTTGAAGCCGAGGCTATGGCGCAGGCAGCCCGGATGAATCTCCTTCTGGGTAACAAGGAGGTCGGGCGCGAATGGCTGGCCGATGCCGCTGAAAAAACCAGCGATGCCGACCCGATGGGCTGGTCGCGCTATCTCGGCGTCAGGGGCCGATTCGAGTGGAAGGACGACAATCTGGTCGAGGCCCGCCAGACGTTCGAAACCATGTACAACTACTGTACCGTGAACGCTCTCTACGGTCGGGCGGTTGATGCCGCTCACATGATCGCAATCGTCGCTGCAACACCGGATGAACAGATTGAATGGGGGCGACGCGGGATCGAGGCGGCCGAGGCCGCCGATGCGGAGAATTGGCTGGGACCGCTTTGGAACAATCTCGGCGCCACCTATTTTGACCGGCAGCAGTATGACTCCGCGCTGGAATGTTATCAGAAAGCTCGCGACTACCATTGGCAGTACTCCGGCGAGGTCGCCAAGCTGTTCGCCGACTACCACGTCGGCATGACCTATCGCTTCCTGGGGCAGTACGACGAGGCGGGACAGTGGCTCCGGCCGGTGCTGGCCTGGGCGGAAAGACTCGACAACCAGAGTGCGATCGGCCAGGCTTGTGAGGATTTGGGTGAAATCGCAGCCGCTCAGGGTAATAAGGTCGAGGCGCTGAAACTACTTAAGAGAGCTCGCGACTGCTATAAAGCCGAGGGATTTGATGAATCCTGGCCGGAAATTTGGGAAAACATTAATACCCGTATCAGTCAAGTCGAAGGGAATTGA
- a CDS encoding 4Fe-4S binding protein — translation MKKYERFLLLGGLVAAVLCVILLSPPVFAQDNTNKPVLDSATVANGEPECVHPARYEDSVEVEDSAVVAAAMVEEEPPPLPARRRTPPGVSDFLFVPKYFTFGAIMLLGLILLFGRWINKWVRIGVMALSFFLFGVGLVYPLHPSPMCGLTKLIMFRFTWGQWFPAFIAIVLAMLVPSLIGRKLFCGWVCPLGAMQELINKIPFPKKFKNFNFTAFNTLRFGLLVMFFMTFFWVMDHILYLAEQVGADPTGDTWVAFSSYSIYDSINMFHLLHWEYTDAYFIAGFIILFVASLMLYRPFCYLVCPIGAITWLLEKIAPGRIRIDHDACTECGACMEASPCPTIKPLVEQNMKVLPDCTSCGECVRACPEDAIKFGFKK, via the coding sequence ATGAAAAAGTATGAGAGGTTTCTACTGCTCGGCGGCCTTGTGGCTGCCGTCCTGTGCGTGATTCTCTTATCACCGCCCGTTTTCGCTCAAGACAATACCAATAAGCCGGTGCTCGACTCGGCCACGGTCGCCAACGGTGAACCGGAATGCGTCCACCCGGCGCGATACGAGGACTCTGTCGAGGTTGAGGATTCGGCTGTCGTTGCGGCCGCCATGGTCGAAGAAGAACCACCGCCGCTTCCGGCCCGAAGAAGAACCCCGCCCGGTGTGAGTGATTTTCTGTTTGTCCCGAAATACTTCACCTTCGGGGCAATCATGCTCCTCGGGCTGATATTGTTGTTCGGTCGCTGGATCAACAAATGGGTGCGAATCGGCGTCATGGCGCTGTCGTTTTTCCTGTTCGGAGTCGGTCTCGTTTACCCGTTGCATCCCTCACCGATGTGCGGCCTTACCAAGCTGATTATGTTCCGCTTCACCTGGGGGCAATGGTTCCCGGCCTTCATTGCCATCGTGCTGGCGATGCTAGTCCCGAGCCTTATCGGACGCAAGCTGTTCTGCGGCTGGGTCTGCCCGCTCGGAGCGATGCAGGAGTTGATCAACAAGATTCCATTCCCCAAGAAGTTCAAGAATTTCAATTTCACGGCGTTTAACACGCTTCGTTTCGGCCTGCTCGTGATGTTTTTCATGACCTTCTTCTGGGTCATGGATCACATTCTTTACCTGGCCGAACAGGTCGGCGCCGATCCGACCGGTGATACCTGGGTGGCGTTTTCCTCGTACAGCATTTATGACTCGATCAATATGTTCCATCTGCTTCATTGGGAATACACCGATGCCTATTTCATCGCGGGATTTATCATTCTTTTCGTGGCCAGCCTGATGCTGTATCGGCCGTTCTGTTATCTGGTCTGTCCGATTGGTGCGATCACCTGGCTGCTCGAAAAAATCGCACCGGGAAGAATCCGGATCGATCATGATGCCTGCACCGAATGCGGCGCATGTATGGAAGCCTCCCCCTGTCCGACCATAAAGCCGCTGGTCGAACAAAATATGAAAGTTCTCCCCGATTGTACTTCGTGCGGGGAATGCGTGCGGGCATGTCCGGAGGATGCGATCAAATTCGGATTTAAGAAATAG
- a CDS encoding TIGR00266 family protein, giving the protein MADVIDFRIFGDDMQIVEVELDPGETVRAEAGAMMYLEDGIEMQTSTDGGIFRGLKRMVTGESFFITSFMNVSQTKRHAAFGAPFPGKVIPLDLSRLGGQFICQKDSFLCAAKGIEIEVAFTKRIGAGLFGGEGFILQRLEGDGLAFVHAGGTIIERELAIGEILRVDTGCLVAFAPTVDYDIKYIGGFKNALFGGEGLFFALMQGPGKVYLQSLPFSRLADRVISAARWNNKGEKKGIGGFGGDLLGGFLQGD; this is encoded by the coding sequence ATGGCGGACGTAATAGACTTCAGGATTTTTGGCGATGATATGCAGATCGTGGAGGTCGAACTCGATCCGGGCGAAACCGTTCGCGCTGAGGCCGGAGCCATGATGTATCTCGAAGACGGCATCGAAATGCAGACCTCGACCGACGGCGGTATCTTTCGGGGGCTCAAACGAATGGTGACAGGTGAGTCTTTTTTCATTACTTCGTTCATGAACGTCAGCCAAACGAAACGACACGCCGCCTTCGGAGCGCCTTTTCCGGGCAAGGTGATCCCGCTCGATTTATCCCGGTTGGGCGGGCAGTTCATCTGCCAGAAAGACTCGTTCCTTTGCGCGGCCAAGGGGATCGAGATCGAGGTCGCCTTTACGAAACGGATCGGAGCCGGGCTGTTCGGCGGCGAGGGATTCATTCTGCAGCGGCTCGAAGGGGACGGTCTGGCATTCGTCCATGCCGGCGGCACGATCATCGAGCGTGAGCTGGCGATCGGTGAAATTCTGCGAGTCGACACCGGTTGTCTTGTCGCGTTTGCCCCGACGGTGGATTACGACATTAAATATATCGGTGGTTTCAAAAACGCCCTGTTCGGTGGTGAGGGATTGTTTTTCGCTTTGATGCAGGGGCCGGGCAAGGTTTATCTCCAGTCTTTGCCGTTTTCGCGCCTGGCCGATCGGGTTATTTCCGCCGCGCGCTGGAACAACAAAGGGGAAAAGAAAGGCATAGGCGGCTTCGGCGGCGATCTGCTGGGCGGCTTTTTACAAGGGGATTGA
- a CDS encoding site-2 protease family protein, producing MEHFDRDIQTIGRLLEDLFLIDAIYHQGADKISMSIRCRYETTRSLKMIRDRLTTAGYEFELDSSDEPCLLIINPRPRRKIPTTNIVMFVTTVIAVYLVPVYLRMLNAAPTFSAAWDDTVEALKNGAGIMFTMAMISILFVHEMGHYIAGRRRNIVMSWPFFIPAPSIIGTFGAIIKSKSPFWNRRDLIEVGAAGPIAGWIVALIWLIYGLSHSQVMPPNWFNPTELAFSMDGESILMRFLTGMILGTAPEGHYFLLSEAAFAGWVGLLVTALNLLPIGQLDGGHILYGLVCKRQHILGIIATVGLVAMGFLSPTWWVFAAFGLIFGMKHPPTLHDATPPGPTARAMGWIALAILVISFTPVPFQ from the coding sequence ATGGAGCATTTCGACCGCGACATACAGACGATTGGCCGCCTGCTCGAGGACCTGTTTCTGATCGACGCCATTTACCACCAGGGCGCCGACAAGATATCGATGTCGATTCGTTGCCGCTATGAGACGACTCGCTCGCTCAAGATGATCCGCGATCGCCTGACCACGGCCGGTTATGAATTCGAACTCGACAGCAGCGACGAGCCCTGCCTGCTGATTATCAATCCGCGACCGCGCCGGAAAATTCCAACAACCAACATCGTCATGTTCGTTACTACTGTGATAGCCGTCTATCTCGTTCCGGTTTATCTGCGCATGCTCAACGCCGCACCGACTTTTTCGGCAGCCTGGGACGACACGGTCGAAGCGCTGAAAAACGGCGCCGGGATCATGTTCACGATGGCGATGATTTCGATTCTGTTCGTTCATGAAATGGGACATTACATCGCGGGACGTCGGCGCAATATCGTCATGTCATGGCCGTTTTTCATCCCGGCTCCGAGCATAATCGGAACCTTCGGGGCAATCATCAAATCCAAATCACCCTTCTGGAACCGCCGCGATCTGATCGAGGTCGGCGCCGCCGGACCGATCGCCGGCTGGATCGTAGCCCTGATCTGGCTGATATACGGTTTGAGTCATTCACAGGTCATGCCTCCCAACTGGTTTAACCCGACCGAACTGGCCTTCTCGATGGACGGTGAATCGATCCTGATGCGCTTCCTGACCGGCATGATTCTGGGCACCGCTCCCGAGGGACACTATTTCCTGCTGTCCGAAGCTGCTTTTGCCGGCTGGGTCGGTCTTTTGGTAACGGCCCTCAACCTCCTGCCTATCGGTCAGCTTGACGGCGGACATATCCTTTACGGACTGGTGTGCAAGCGTCAGCATATCCTGGGGATAATCGCCACGGTCGGGTTGGTGGCGATGGGTTTCCTCTCCCCGACCTGGTGGGTATTTGCCGCTTTCGGTTTGATTTTCGGGATGAAACATCCGCCGACATTACACGATGCCACTCCGCCCGGACCGACCGCACGTGCGATGGGATGGATAGCTTTAGCGATTTTGGTGATATCGTTTACGCCGGTGCCGTTTCAGTAG